ACATCTACGACGGCGACACGTTCCAGGCGAACATCTCTCAGCGCCTGGAGACCGACGTACCGCTCCACCCGGTCGAAGTGTACGACGCCCTCCGGCGGGGGAATCCGGCACCGTACTCCGCGTTGCTGGAGTTCCCCAGCGTCGACCTCGTGTCGGCGAGTCCGGAACTCCTGCTCCACCGCGAGGGCGACCACCTCGTCACCGAACCCATCGCGGGCACCCGACCGCGCGGCGAGACCGACGAGGAGGACCAGCGGTTGGAAGCCGAGATTCGCGACAGCGAGAAGGAGCGTGCAGAACACGCGATGCTCGTCGACCTCGAGCGGAACGACCTCGGGAAGGTCTCCGAGTACGGGAGCGTCGAAGTCTCGGAGTACCGGCGGATCGACCGCTACTCCGAGGTGATGCATCTCGTCTCGAAGGTCGTCGGTCGACTCCGCCCCGACAAGGATATCGGCGACGCAATCGCGGCGGTGTTCCCCGGCGGGACGATCACCGGCGCGCCGAAACCCCGGACGATGGAGATCATCGACGAACTCGAATCGACGCGTCGGGGGCCGTACACCGGCGCGATCGGCATCGTCGGCGTGGACGACCGCGCTACGCTGTCGATGACGATCCGGACGCTGACCCGACGCCACGGGACCTACGCGCTCCGGATCGGCGGCGGGGTCGTCCACGACTCCGATCCGGTCGCGGAATACGCCGAGACGCTCGACAAGGGCCGGGCGCTGGTGACGGCACTGGACACCGCACTCGACGGCCGCGCCGAGTTGGAGATGGAAGACGCCAGCAGGAGGGACCTGTGATGACCAGAGACAGCCAGCAGATGGACGACACACACGCGACCGACAGCCTCACCCAGATTCTGATCATCGACAACTACGACTCGTTCTCGTACAACCTGTTCCAGTACGTCGGCGAACAGGCAGACGAGGTGATCGTCCGCCGGAACGACGCGGTGGACGTCGCCGGCGTCAGAGAGATCGACCCGGACGGGATCGTCGTCTCGCCCGGTCCCGGCACGCCACAGGACGCGGGCGTCTCGATGCCGATCTTCGCCGAACTCGACTACCCGACGCTCGGCGTCTGTCTCGGCCACCAGGCACTGTGTGCGGTCCACGGCGCGACCGTGACGAACGCGCCGGAGGTCGTCCACGGGAAACCCTCGCCCGTGATCCACGACGGCGAGGGCGTCCTCGCCGGTGTGCCGAAGCGGTTCGAGGTCGGGCGCTACCACTCACTGGCCGCAGTACGGGAGACGATCCCGGACTGCCTGCAGGAGACGGCGTGGACCGACGACGGTCGGGACGTGCTGATGGGCGTCCGGCACCGCGAGAAGCCACACTTCGGGGTCCAGTTCCACCCCGAGAGCATCCTCACGCCCGCCGGCTTCGACCTGACGGGCAACTTCGTAGAGAGATGCAGTTCCACGTGAACGGCGAGGTGGTCCCGGCAGCCGAGGCCACCGTCTCGGTCCGTGATCGCGGGTTCATGTACGGGGACGCGGTCTTCGAGACGATGCGGGCCTACGCCGGCGTCCCGTTCCGGTGGGACGCCCACGCCGAGCGACTGGCGAACTCCTGTGACTTGCTCGCCATCGACCACGACCTGACCGACGCCGACCTCCGGAACCGCGTCGACGAGACGCTCGCCGCGAACGACCTCCGGGAGGCTTACGTCAAACTCTCGATCACGCGCGGGGTACAACCCGGAAAGCTGACCCCGGACCCCGTGGACGACCCGGGCGTCGTGGTGATGGTCTCGGAACTCCCGCGCGGCGGCACCGCCGGTGAGGAGGTCTGGGACGACCCGGTGACCGCCGAGTTCGTGGACGTAGAGCGCGTCCCCGA
This genomic window from Salinirubrum litoreum contains:
- a CDS encoding anthranilate synthase component I family protein → MHTQRDAVAVETTSDAFERVAAEVTPGTRVPVEIRIEVADPWDAYRRARTDEGGVYFETTGGQPGWSYFATEPVVRHTVESDEVDDDVVDSGTGVETGPSLDRLTEWVDGESLARGDCDVPYPCGFFGWFSYDMVREFEDIPDTTTDDRGLPRLQMDFYDRVAAWEEPRGDGPTTLRVVACPVVGDGPDAVASAYDAGKASVLDFVDAMQTGEHAVESGEFDRDRYRVESSTTRAEYADRVRAVKQYIYDGDTFQANISQRLETDVPLHPVEVYDALRRGNPAPYSALLEFPSVDLVSASPELLLHREGDHLVTEPIAGTRPRGETDEEDQRLEAEIRDSEKERAEHAMLVDLERNDLGKVSEYGSVEVSEYRRIDRYSEVMHLVSKVVGRLRPDKDIGDAIAAVFPGGTITGAPKPRTMEIIDELESTRRGPYTGAIGIVGVDDRATLSMTIRTLTRRHGTYALRIGGGVVHDSDPVAEYAETLDKGRALVTALDTALDGRAELEMEDASRRDL
- a CDS encoding anthranilate synthase component II gives rise to the protein MTRDSQQMDDTHATDSLTQILIIDNYDSFSYNLFQYVGEQADEVIVRRNDAVDVAGVREIDPDGIVVSPGPGTPQDAGVSMPIFAELDYPTLGVCLGHQALCAVHGATVTNAPEVVHGKPSPVIHDGEGVLAGVPKRFEVGRYHSLAAVRETIPDCLQETAWTDDGRDVLMGVRHREKPHFGVQFHPESILTPAGFDLTGNFVERCSST